The DNA sequence AGGCCTGCGAAGAAGCCCTGGGGAAAGAGGGGCTTCCGGTCAACATCGTGGTGGATTGCAGCCATGGCAACTCGAACAAGGACTACCGGCTCCAGCCGGTGGCCTTCAATGCGGTGGTGGACCAGATCGAGGCGGGGAACAGGTCCATCGTGGGATTGATGCTGGAAAGCAACCTGAACGAGGGGAACCAGCCCCTGCAGAAGGACCGGTCCCAGTTGAAATACGGGGTCTCCATCACCGACGCCTGCATCAATTGGGTCACGACCGAAGAGCTCATCCTATCGGCCCACCAAAGGCTCAAGAAGCTTTGGGGCCGCTAGGCCTGACCGGGGGGTCCAGTGCCTTCCTTCCCTAAACTCCGTTTCACGACCACTTGGCTCGTCGAACTCCTGTTCAAGACCCGTGGGTCCGGGCTGGGGAACATCCCGGCCGAAGGGCCTTTCGTGGTCGTGGCCAATCATGCCAGCTTCCTCGATCCCTATCTCATTGGCTATACCAGTATCCATCGCCAGGTCGGGTTCATGGCGAAGGAGGAGCTGTTCCGCGTTCCGCTCTTTGGATGGATCATCCGCAATTGCGGGGCCTTTCCGGTCAAACGGGGGACCCGGGACCAGCAGGCCATCCAGCGTTTCCACGATTTCCTCCATTCGGGAAAGCCTTTGGTGGTCTTCGTGGAGGGGACGCGGACCTTGGACGGGAACCTTCAACCGGCCAAAAAAGGGGCAGGGATGCTCCTCTATAACGCCCGGGTCCCGGTCATCCCAGCCTTCATCGACGGGACCTTCCAGGCGTGGCCTAAGGGAAAACTTTTGCCCAAACCCCATCCCACGTCCGTGACCTATGGCCCCACGATCGACCTGGAAGACCTTTACCGGCTGCCGGCGGACCGTAGGACCTACGCCCTCATCGCGGAACGCGTGACCCAAAGGATCCGCGACCTGAAACCAGCCCCTAAAAAATGAAAAACACCCGAATTTACAGGGCGTTTCGATTTGAAGTCCCCCACCCCTGATGTAGAATGGCCTTCCTTCAAAGGCAGGCCTCCGTACCCAGATTTCCCCCCTGAACCCGTTGTCCGCAAGGGCGGGTGGAAAGGTGGACCGGGAGGGCCCCTCTGAACTATTCCATCCCTCCTAATCCTATGGAGCCGAGAACATGAGGTCCCCCATGCCCGAATCACCCATCCATGAAATGACAATGGAAGAGCTTCTCAACGAGGAGAAACGCCTTTCCAGGGGTCAGGTCGTCACGGGCCAGATCGTCAAGATCGATTCCGACGACCTCATCGTCGACGTCGGCTATAAGACCGAAGGTGTCATTCCCCGCGCCGAGTTCCAGGACATCACGGGCCAACTGACCGTCAAGGTGGGCGATCAGGTGGAGGTCTCGGTGGAACGGATGTCCGATTCGAACGGACGCCTGCGCCTCTCCAGGCGCAATGTCGATAAAAGCCGGGTCTGGCAGAGCCTGGAGGAATTGTTCAACGCCGGGGGACTCATCAAGGGCCGTATCACCAAGAAGGTGAACGGCGGTTTCCGTGTGGACCTGGGGGTGGTCGAGGCCTTCCTGCCCACCAGCCAATCCTCCCTGCAGAAGAACCCCGATCCGGGGGACGACCTCCTGGAAAAGATCTTCGACTTCAAGATCATCAAGATCGACCGCAATCGGAACAATGTGGTGGTCTCCCGGCGCCCGGTGTTGGAACTGGAACGGGATGAAAACCGGCAAAAAAGGCTTGGTGAACTCCATCCCGGGGACATCCTCGAGGGGAAGGTCAAGAGCCTGGTGAGCTATGGGGCTTTCGTGGACCTGGGCGGCGTCGACGGTCTCCTGCATATCGCCGACAT is a window from the bacterium genome containing:
- a CDS encoding lysophospholipid acyltransferase family protein, encoding MPSFPKLRFTTTWLVELLFKTRGSGLGNIPAEGPFVVVANHASFLDPYLIGYTSIHRQVGFMAKEELFRVPLFGWIIRNCGAFPVKRGTRDQQAIQRFHDFLHSGKPLVVFVEGTRTLDGNLQPAKKGAGMLLYNARVPVIPAFIDGTFQAWPKGKLLPKPHPTSVTYGPTIDLEDLYRLPADRRTYALIAERVTQRIRDLKPAPKK